The genomic DNA GGTACTGAAGATGAAGTTGCCGCTCACGTAGGCGACAAGCCCTACGAAAATCATGCTGGTAAGGATGGGCACGGAAACGAGGCTGTCGAGACCGTCGGTAAAGTTCGTCCCGTTCGCGCTGGCCGCGATGACGAACGTCATGAAGGCGACAAAAATCCAGTTGGGGAGGTGCAGCTGGAACACGTCGATGGGGCAGAAGGGGATGGTCAGGTCGCCCTTGAGCTCGGGGATGAACTTGTAGCAGAAAATCGCGACGATAAGGCTGAACAGGAAGTAGAGGAACAGGCGCAGGCTGCTGGAGATGCCGTCGGCCTTGTCCATGTAGTCGGCGGCCTTGAGCTTGCCGAGCTTGATGAGGCGTTTGGCGCGGACCTTCGCGATGTCGTCGATGGCGCCCACGGCGGAGAAGGCCGCGAGAATCACGAGCGTCGAAATGGTGTAGCCGTTCATCTTGCAGACGAGGAGCGAAACCACCTCGACCACCACCACCAGGAGGAGCCCGCCCATGATGGGTGGGGACTTGGTCTTGCCGTCCTTGTCGAAGTCGCTGGTGGCGTCGAGCCCCTGCAGCAGGCGGATGTACTTGGGCATGAAGAACAGCACGAGGATGATGG from Fibrobacter sp. UWR3 includes the following:
- the mraY gene encoding phospho-N-acetylmuramoyl-pentapeptide-transferase; its protein translation is MLCHWLYHVTSMDIFDGRLFRAGSAAMLSIILVLFFMPKYIRLLQGLDATSDFDKDGKTKSPPIMGGLLLVVVVEVVSLLVCKMNGYTISTLVILAAFSAVGAIDDIAKVRAKRLIKLGKLKAADYMDKADGISSSLRLFLYFLFSLIVAIFCYKFIPELKGDLTIPFCPIDVFQLHLPNWIFVAFMTFVIAASANGTNFTDGLDSLVSVPILTSMIFVGLVAYVSGNFIFSTYLHVPYLPGCDELFPIAMAIAGALLAYLWFNSPPAEIYMGDAGSVGFGATIGIMFILVQAGLFLPIVCIIIIAEACSVLLQILWFKFTKKTTGTGKRIFLCAPLHHHYQKKWEGRFPSKPLMNSKIVWRMHLISIFALIVSMVIFFGLR